The following are encoded together in the Polycladomyces subterraneus genome:
- a CDS encoding ribonuclease HII translates to MRVPETIQSIKKRLEQGEVTDNFLAQLKRDERVGVQKLVAYYLRKREQERKEAARLEEMWRFERMYREQGCRLIAGIDEAGRGPLAGPVVAAAVILPEDFDPTGLNDSKQLSAEERATLRKRIEHHAVAIGIGIVETDFIDTYNILQATYEAMRRAVNDLPIRPDQLLVDAVKVPDLSIPQHAIIKGDQLSHSIAAASVIAKTVRDQWMIEQAARYPQYGFEKHMGYATPEHLAALAEWGPCPLHRRSFAPIREMVQQVERTTRSTG, encoded by the coding sequence ATGAGAGTCCCGGAAACGATTCAGTCCATTAAGAAGCGTTTGGAACAGGGTGAGGTCACTGACAATTTTTTAGCACAACTGAAACGGGATGAGCGGGTCGGTGTGCAAAAACTGGTGGCCTACTATCTACGCAAGCGGGAGCAGGAGCGTAAGGAAGCGGCACGCCTGGAGGAAATGTGGCGGTTTGAGCGGATGTATCGGGAACAGGGGTGCCGACTGATCGCGGGGATCGACGAAGCGGGGAGAGGCCCACTGGCCGGGCCGGTGGTTGCTGCTGCTGTCATTTTGCCGGAAGACTTTGATCCGACAGGACTCAATGATTCCAAGCAACTGTCGGCAGAAGAGCGGGCGACGCTGCGGAAACGGATCGAACATCATGCCGTGGCCATCGGGATCGGAATCGTGGAAACGGATTTCATCGATACATACAACATTTTGCAGGCTACATACGAGGCCATGCGTCGGGCTGTTAACGATTTGCCGATTCGCCCCGATCAATTGCTGGTCGATGCGGTGAAAGTACCCGATCTGTCGATTCCGCAACATGCCATCATCAAGGGGGACCAACTCTCCCACTCCATCGCTGCCGCTTCGGTGATCGCCAAGACGGTGCGGGATCAGTGGATGATCGAGCAAGCAGCACGTTATCCGCAATACGGTTTTGAGAAACATATGGGGTATGCGACACCGGAACATTTGGCGGCATTGGCCGAGTGGGGACCGTGCCCATTGCACCGGCGCAGTTTCGCGCCGATTCGCGAGATGGTGCAACAAGTGGAACGAACCACCCGGTCGACGGGGTGA
- the ylqF gene encoding ribosome biogenesis GTPase YlqF, which translates to MVIQWFPGHMAKAKRQVEEKMKMVDVVLELLDARLPMSSRNPLIDRLVGKKPRLVLLTKTDLADPTATEAWVSHFNRLGLDVLPVDATTGKGVAQIPKRCEMLLAEKFAALARKGIRTRRIRAMILGIPNVGKSTLINRLAKRNAAQTGDRPGVTKGQQWIRIGNALELLDTPGILWPKFEDQLVGLRLAASGAIREEILPLEEVAAFALQYMVNRYPVLLQERYGIAPGEMQEGAWMLEEVGRRRGCMRKGGEVDLEKAAELVVHEIRSGRIGRISLELPDDWQKEGESSAHESPGNDSVH; encoded by the coding sequence ATGGTGATTCAGTGGTTTCCCGGTCATATGGCCAAGGCGAAACGCCAGGTCGAAGAAAAGATGAAAATGGTGGATGTGGTGTTGGAGTTGTTGGACGCCCGTCTACCAATGTCCAGCCGCAATCCCCTGATCGATCGATTGGTCGGCAAAAAGCCGCGGCTGGTACTATTGACCAAGACCGACTTGGCTGATCCCACGGCCACAGAAGCATGGGTGAGTCACTTCAACCGGTTGGGGTTGGATGTATTGCCGGTGGATGCGACGACTGGAAAAGGAGTGGCCCAAATTCCCAAGCGGTGTGAGATGCTTTTGGCGGAGAAATTTGCGGCATTGGCTCGCAAAGGCATCCGAACTCGCCGTATCCGTGCCATGATCCTGGGTATCCCCAATGTGGGCAAGTCGACATTGATCAACCGGTTGGCTAAACGAAATGCAGCGCAGACCGGCGATCGTCCGGGGGTGACGAAGGGACAGCAGTGGATTAGAATTGGCAACGCATTGGAGTTGCTGGATACGCCGGGGATCTTGTGGCCAAAATTTGAGGATCAACTGGTGGGTTTGCGCCTGGCAGCCAGCGGGGCGATTCGAGAGGAAATCCTGCCGCTGGAGGAGGTTGCGGCCTTTGCTTTGCAATATATGGTGAACCGCTATCCGGTTTTGTTACAGGAGCGCTACGGGATCGCGCCGGGCGAGATGCAGGAAGGCGCATGGATGTTGGAAGAAGTGGGACGACGCCGGGGATGCATGCGAAAAGGCGGGGAAGTGGATTTGGAGAAGGCGGCGGAACTGGTGGTCCACGAGATTCGCTCTGGTCGAATCGGTCGCATCTCTCTGGAACTCCCGGACGATTGGCAGAAAGAAGGTGAATCATCGGCGCATGAGAGTCCCGGAAACGATTCAGTCCATTAA
- the lepB gene encoding signal peptidase I: MNQLPSRSARHKRRGKNEAWEWLQALVIAVVLALIIRYFIFEPFNVSGPSMMNTLHDGDFVLVNKLVYQYRMPKRGEVIVFEAPGHKDYIKRVIAVENDTIEAQNNVVRVNGHSINEPYLSTRTDDIKLQRVPKGHVFVMGDNRMNSSDSRDPELGPIPVDKIVGRADVVFWPLNDFRVLW; this comes from the coding sequence ATGAACCAATTACCCTCACGATCCGCCAGGCACAAAAGGCGCGGAAAAAATGAAGCATGGGAATGGTTGCAGGCGTTGGTCATCGCGGTGGTCCTGGCGCTGATTATCCGTTATTTTATCTTTGAACCGTTCAATGTTTCCGGCCCGTCTATGATGAACACATTGCATGACGGCGATTTCGTGTTGGTCAACAAACTCGTCTACCAGTACCGTATGCCCAAACGTGGGGAAGTCATCGTATTTGAAGCCCCCGGTCACAAAGATTACATCAAGCGGGTCATCGCAGTTGAAAACGACACCATCGAAGCCCAAAACAACGTCGTGCGGGTCAACGGCCATAGTATCAACGAACCGTACCTGTCGACACGCACGGATGATATCAAACTGCAAAGAGTCCCCAAGGGTCATGTGTTCGTCATGGGCGACAATCGTATGAACAGTAGCGACAGCCGGGACCCGGAATTGGGGCCGATCCCGGTGGACAAGATCGTAGGAAGGGCGGATGTCGTCTTCTGGCCGCTCAACGATTTTCGCGTGTTGTGGTAG